In Columba livia isolate bColLiv1 breed racing homer chromosome 25, bColLiv1.pat.W.v2, whole genome shotgun sequence, the following proteins share a genomic window:
- the LOC135575277 gene encoding cytochrome P450 2G1-like isoform X1 has product MELAGSLSFLLFFLFLLMLLLLLGKGRQGGHPLPPGPPALPLLGNLLQLSPTRTLEGLLKLSEKYGPVFMVWLGTRRVLVLCGHAAVREALVDNAEAFAGRGRLPTLESTFHGHGVVFANGERWRQLRRFSLSVLRDFGMGRKSIESRIQEEAQALLKELRDTREKPFDPTYLLSCAVSNIICSIVFGNRFDYRDSEFLELLRLMNESFREISTPWAQVYDMAETLMQHMPGPHRRIPVMLGRMRSFIARRVRDNAASLQPGTPRDFIDCFLQHMEKEKSNPSSEFTLENLELTTLNLFFAGTETVSSTLRYGFLMLMKHPHVQEKVHEEIDQVIGRDRAPTLEDRGRMPYTDAVIHEIQRCSDLIPLNVPHRVTRDIVFRGYFIPKDTDVYPLLSSVLHDPSVFKHPNAFDPTNFLDESGRFKRNDAFVPFSSGKRLCLGEGLARMELFLFLCTILQNLRLQPLQPLEQLSLEPLVFGFTKIPPFYQLCMVPR; this is encoded by the exons ATGGAGCTGGCCGGGTCCCTCAGCTTCCTCctgttcttcctcttcctcctaatgctgctgctgctgctggggaaggggcggCAGGGGGGGCACCCACTGCCCCCCGGGCCCCCTGCGCTGCCACTGCTGGGAAACCTGCTGCAGCTGTCCCCAACCAGGACCCTGGAGGGGCTGCTCAAG CTCAGTGAGAAGTATGGCCCTGTGTTCATGGTGTGGCTGGGGACCCGGCGGGTGCTGGTGCTCTGTGGACACGCTGCAGTGCGCGAGGCACTGGTGGACAACGCCGAGGCCTTCGCTGGGCGTGGGCGCCTGCCCACCCTGGAGAGCACCTTCCACGGCCACG gggTGGTTTTCGCCAATGGGGAGCGCTGGCGGCAGCTGCGCCGCTTCTCGCTCTCGGTGCTGAGGGACTTCGGGATGGGCCGGAAAAGCATCGAGAGCCGCATCCAGGAGGAGGCGCAAGCGCTGCTGAAGGAGCTGCGAGACACCCGGG AAAAGCCGTTTGACCCCACGTACCTGCTGAGCTGCGCTGTGTCCAACATCATCTGCTCCATCGTGTTCGGGAATCGCTTCGACTATCGTGACAGCGAGTTCCTGGAGCTGCTGCGGCTCATGAACGAGAGTTTCCGGGAGATCAGCACCCCCTGGGCGCAG GTGTACGACATGGCAGAGACGCTGATGCAGCATATGCCGGGCCCACACCGGCGCATCCCCGTGATGCTGGGGCGGATGCGCAGCTTCATCGCCCGGAGGGTGCGGGACAATGCGGCCTCACTGCAGCCTGGGACCCCCCGCGACTTCATTGACTGCTTCCTGCAGCACATGGAGAAG GAAAAGTCAAACCCCTCCTCGGAGTTCACGCTGGAGAACCTGGAGCTGACCACCCTCAACCTTTTCTTTGCCGGCACCGAGACCGTCAGCTCCACCCTACGCTATGGCTTCCTCATGCTCATGAAGCACCCGCACGTGCAGG AAAAGGTGCACGAGGAGATCGATCAGGTGATCGGCCGCGATCGGGCGCCCACTCTGGAGGACCGGGGCCGGATGCCATACACAGATGCCGTGATCCACGAGATCCAGCGCTGCAGCGACCTCATCCCCCTCAACGTCCCCCACCGTGTCACCCGCGATATTGTCTTCCGTGGCTACTTCATCCCCAAG GACACCGACGTGTACCCGCTGCTCAGCTCCGTCCTGCATGACCCCTCCGTCTTCAAACACCCCAACGCCTTCGACCCCACGAATTTCCTGGATGAGAGTGGCCGCTTCAAGCGCAATGATGCGTTTGTCCCCTTCTCCTCAG GGAAGCGGCTGTGCCTGGGTGAGGGTCTGGCGAGGATGGAGCTGTTCCTGTTCCTCTGCACCATCCTGCAGAACCTGCGGCTGCAACCACTGCAGCCCCTGGAACAGCTGTCGCTGGAACCACTGGTGTTCGGCTTCACCAAAATCCCCCCCTTCTACCAGCTGTGCATGGTGCCGCGCTGA
- the LOC135575277 gene encoding cytochrome P450 2G1-like isoform X2: protein MVWLGTRRVLVLCGHAAVREALVDNAEAFAGRGRLPTLESTFHGHGVVFANGERWRQLRRFSLSVLRDFGMGRKSIESRIQEEAQALLKELRDTREKPFDPTYLLSCAVSNIICSIVFGNRFDYRDSEFLELLRLMNESFREISTPWAQVYDMAETLMQHMPGPHRRIPVMLGRMRSFIARRVRDNAASLQPGTPRDFIDCFLQHMEKEKSNPSSEFTLENLELTTLNLFFAGTETVSSTLRYGFLMLMKHPHVQEKVHEEIDQVIGRDRAPTLEDRGRMPYTDAVIHEIQRCSDLIPLNVPHRVTRDIVFRGYFIPKDTDVYPLLSSVLHDPSVFKHPNAFDPTNFLDESGRFKRNDAFVPFSSGKRLCLGEGLARMELFLFLCTILQNLRLQPLQPLEQLSLEPLVFGFTKIPPFYQLCMVPR from the exons ATGGTGTGGCTGGGGACCCGGCGGGTGCTGGTGCTCTGTGGACACGCTGCAGTGCGCGAGGCACTGGTGGACAACGCCGAGGCCTTCGCTGGGCGTGGGCGCCTGCCCACCCTGGAGAGCACCTTCCACGGCCACG gggTGGTTTTCGCCAATGGGGAGCGCTGGCGGCAGCTGCGCCGCTTCTCGCTCTCGGTGCTGAGGGACTTCGGGATGGGCCGGAAAAGCATCGAGAGCCGCATCCAGGAGGAGGCGCAAGCGCTGCTGAAGGAGCTGCGAGACACCCGGG AAAAGCCGTTTGACCCCACGTACCTGCTGAGCTGCGCTGTGTCCAACATCATCTGCTCCATCGTGTTCGGGAATCGCTTCGACTATCGTGACAGCGAGTTCCTGGAGCTGCTGCGGCTCATGAACGAGAGTTTCCGGGAGATCAGCACCCCCTGGGCGCAG GTGTACGACATGGCAGAGACGCTGATGCAGCATATGCCGGGCCCACACCGGCGCATCCCCGTGATGCTGGGGCGGATGCGCAGCTTCATCGCCCGGAGGGTGCGGGACAATGCGGCCTCACTGCAGCCTGGGACCCCCCGCGACTTCATTGACTGCTTCCTGCAGCACATGGAGAAG GAAAAGTCAAACCCCTCCTCGGAGTTCACGCTGGAGAACCTGGAGCTGACCACCCTCAACCTTTTCTTTGCCGGCACCGAGACCGTCAGCTCCACCCTACGCTATGGCTTCCTCATGCTCATGAAGCACCCGCACGTGCAGG AAAAGGTGCACGAGGAGATCGATCAGGTGATCGGCCGCGATCGGGCGCCCACTCTGGAGGACCGGGGCCGGATGCCATACACAGATGCCGTGATCCACGAGATCCAGCGCTGCAGCGACCTCATCCCCCTCAACGTCCCCCACCGTGTCACCCGCGATATTGTCTTCCGTGGCTACTTCATCCCCAAG GACACCGACGTGTACCCGCTGCTCAGCTCCGTCCTGCATGACCCCTCCGTCTTCAAACACCCCAACGCCTTCGACCCCACGAATTTCCTGGATGAGAGTGGCCGCTTCAAGCGCAATGATGCGTTTGTCCCCTTCTCCTCAG GGAAGCGGCTGTGCCTGGGTGAGGGTCTGGCGAGGATGGAGCTGTTCCTGTTCCTCTGCACCATCCTGCAGAACCTGCGGCTGCAACCACTGCAGCCCCTGGAACAGCTGTCGCTGGAACCACTGGTGTTCGGCTTCACCAAAATCCCCCCCTTCTACCAGCTGTGCATGGTGCCGCGCTGA
- the LOC135576390 gene encoding uncharacterized protein LOC135576390, whose amino-acid sequence MLASSDLGDQEFALIYTAFRFLKEERPAMLSLVLRGIMTLSQTDEMARKMKVMLPDLMWVLQCGNKAIKIKALAIFRTVMAQLQREEASPIAVTLAGFLLPLFDDELSQLREISISLFRDLMKMVVRNDKREMKNTVRRGLLPLFFRMSDQVQSVAKAAGEALLGAAELLRWKQLEHLVQTQQTWRIGESLPHGAPGWNTGMAGGEGFMGAWVHGRRD is encoded by the exons atgctggccagcagTGATCTGGGAGATCAGGAGTTTGCTCTGATCTACACGGCCTTCAGgtttctgaaggaagaaaggccgGCCATGCTCTCCCTGGTGCTCAGGGGCATCATGACGCTGTCACAGACAGACGAGATG gcaaggaaaatgaaggtcatgctgccagacctgaTGTGGGTCCTGCAGTGCGGCAACAAGGCCatcaagatcaaggctctggCCATCTTCAGAACCGTGATGGCTCAGCTGCAGAGGGAGGAGGCCAGCCCCATCGCCGTGACGCTGGCAGGatttctcctgcccctctttgaTGAC gagctgagccagctgagagagatctccatcagcctcttcagagacctgatgaagatGGTGGTGCGGAACGACAAGAGGGAGATGAAGAACACGGTGCGACGTGGcctgctccctctcttcttccgCATGAGTGACCAAgtgcagagcgtggccaag GCCGCTGGGGAAGCCCTCCTCGGTGCCGCAGAGCTGCTCAGGTGGAAACAGCTTGAacacctggtgcagacacagcagacaTGGCGGATTGGAGAGAGCTTG CCCCacggggctcctggctggaacacgggaatggccggaggggaagggTTCATGGGAGCGTGGGTTCatgggaggagagactga